In Halorientalis sp. LT38, a genomic segment contains:
- a CDS encoding serine hydrolase domain-containing protein, which yields MKRPQLATMRDKSAESTRRSFLAGLGILGAVGLGTASGRARAKITSQPGVESFTDQAELKAFVDGVMDERIGTATPGATVAIVNGETPLLIKGYGSANLGSEVPVRADETVFRVGSVGKLVTYTAVMQSVERGVLDLDTDVNSYLSDSAVTVPAAYDDPVTLRHLGTHTAGFESALDPGVVADPDDLESLETVLANRQPSRIRPPGELVGYSNYGAALAGHIVAEAHGLTFEEYVQSELFEPLGMTHSTFAQPVPADHPGHLATPHVRDGNSPVAAEDAYINMRPAGSLSATATDMASFMSAHLGDGAVGNTRILESETADRMHSRHHVRHPAVTNWRYGFYEYGDPDANLIAHSGATVNFTSHLLLAPDHDVGIFVAYNSNPKELPAAVVDEIVAAYDLQAAPTPPTPTLRPGGQERAETVAGEYSLTHLPESGPLQIVDLLEHLTVKPIDDGRLRTSTLGGDTRQWVETEPYVYQETGGHDALAFEVTDGDVEVVNMSSKPTAVYQPVPFHERQLVTGSVLGTALSGFGLSLAGWGGHTGRQLWNQHRSENDPGVGDLE from the coding sequence ATGAAACGGCCACAACTCGCCACGATGCGCGATAAGAGCGCTGAATCTACAAGGCGGTCGTTCCTCGCTGGTCTCGGTATCCTCGGCGCTGTCGGCCTCGGCACCGCAAGCGGTCGAGCGAGGGCCAAGATCACCTCACAGCCAGGTGTCGAGTCGTTCACAGACCAGGCCGAACTCAAGGCGTTCGTCGATGGTGTGATGGACGAACGGATCGGGACGGCGACGCCCGGGGCCACTGTCGCTATTGTCAACGGAGAGACTCCCCTATTGATAAAAGGATACGGCTCCGCCAACCTCGGCTCCGAGGTTCCGGTTCGGGCTGACGAGACAGTCTTCCGAGTCGGTTCAGTCGGCAAGCTCGTTACCTACACCGCTGTGATGCAGAGTGTCGAACGAGGCGTGCTAGATCTTGATACCGACGTCAACTCGTATCTGAGTGACTCGGCTGTCACAGTTCCGGCTGCGTACGACGATCCTGTGACACTTCGGCACCTCGGAACCCACACTGCTGGGTTCGAATCTGCGCTCGATCCTGGCGTCGTGGCCGATCCCGATGATCTGGAGTCGCTGGAAACAGTCCTTGCCAACCGACAACCCTCACGCATTCGTCCACCCGGCGAACTCGTCGGCTACTCCAACTACGGTGCGGCACTGGCTGGCCACATCGTTGCCGAAGCCCACGGCTTGACGTTCGAGGAGTACGTTCAGTCGGAACTCTTCGAACCGCTCGGCATGACCCACAGCACGTTTGCTCAGCCCGTTCCGGCAGATCACCCAGGTCACCTCGCGACGCCTCACGTCCGCGATGGAAACTCGCCCGTCGCGGCTGAGGACGCGTATATCAATATGCGCCCCGCTGGCTCGTTGAGCGCGACTGCCACTGATATGGCGTCGTTTATGAGCGCACATCTCGGGGATGGCGCAGTCGGCAACACGCGAATCCTCGAATCAGAGACTGCCGATCGAATGCATAGCCGCCACCACGTTCGCCATCCTGCGGTCACAAACTGGCGGTACGGATTCTACGAGTACGGTGACCCGGACGCCAACCTCATTGCCCACTCGGGAGCAACAGTCAACTTCACGAGCCATCTCCTGCTCGCTCCAGACCACGATGTCGGAATCTTCGTCGCCTACAACAGCAACCCCAAGGAGCTACCGGCAGCTGTCGTCGACGAGATAGTTGCGGCATACGACCTTCAGGCAGCTCCGACCCCACCGACACCGACATTACGGCCGGGCGGTCAGGAGCGCGCCGAAACCGTCGCTGGCGAGTACAGTCTGACGCATCTCCCGGAGAGCGGTCCGCTTCAGATCGTCGACCTGCTCGAACATCTGACCGTCAAACCCATAGACGACGGCCGACTGCGAACATCGACACTCGGCGGAGACACCCGGCAGTGGGTCGAGACCGAACCGTACGTGTATCAGGAAACTGGCGGTCACGACGCCCTCGCTTTCGAGGTCACAGATGGTGATGTAGAGGTGGTGAATATGAGCAGCAAACCTACCGCCGTCTACCAGCCAGTTCCGTTCCACGAACGCCAGCTCGTCACCGGCAGTGTCCTCGGGACGGCACTGTCTGGCTTTGGCCTCTCACTCGCCGGATGGGGTGGACACACCGGCAGGCAGCTCTGGAATCAGCACCGCTCTGAGAACGATCCTGGGGTGGGGGATCTCGAATGA
- a CDS encoding class I SAM-dependent methyltransferase yields the protein MQSNNSHDSTSQQNRTQTKNSDRQQSVQRRPKSAEEIADAYADVADKLARWRELDRLFAGRYRRHQFENVDGQVLDVACGTGRNFRYLSDSSEVVGIDISDEMLTHARTELTRLNLEGTVHQMDAQALDFPDDSFDTVISSFSTCTFPDPIAALHEMERVCTSDGKIRLLEHRRSDAAPLAWLQDWRAEAHYEKTGCRLNHDPLTTVRQAGISVDNASTACFGLVTAIDAIPRSSGTERAQDRPAQQWTHFTHSRSDE from the coding sequence ATGCAATCGAACAATTCACACGACTCGACAAGCCAGCAGAATCGAACGCAGACCAAGAACTCCGACCGACAACAGTCGGTACAAAGACGTCCGAAATCAGCTGAAGAGATCGCCGACGCGTACGCAGACGTAGCTGACAAACTTGCACGCTGGCGGGAACTTGACCGGCTATTCGCTGGTCGGTATCGTCGCCATCAGTTCGAAAATGTAGACGGGCAAGTGCTTGACGTCGCCTGTGGCACCGGGCGAAACTTCCGCTATCTCTCGGATTCAAGCGAGGTCGTTGGCATCGACATCAGCGATGAAATGCTCACCCATGCCCGTACTGAGCTCACCAGACTCAATCTGGAGGGCACCGTCCATCAGATGGATGCACAGGCACTCGACTTCCCAGACGATAGCTTCGATACTGTCATTTCGTCGTTTTCCACGTGTACGTTCCCCGACCCAATTGCGGCACTCCACGAGATGGAGCGAGTCTGTACCTCTGACGGCAAGATCCGACTGCTCGAACACCGTCGGAGCGATGCTGCACCGCTCGCCTGGCTCCAGGACTGGCGTGCCGAGGCCCATTATGAGAAGACCGGCTGCCGGTTGAACCACGATCCGCTGACGACCGTTCGGCAGGCCGGCATCTCCGTTGACAACGCCTCCACTGCGTGCTTCGGCCTCGTCACCGCAATCGATGCCATCCCGAGGTCATCAGGTACCGAACGCGCACAGGACCGTCCCGCCCAGCAATGGACCCATTTCACCCACAGTCGTTCCGACGAATGA
- a CDS encoding helix-turn-helix domain-containing protein — MTEKRSATDIFHLLADETRIDILRAVAVAQYEREQAGSGAAELAFSEIYDHVDVENTSKLSYHLGELTGTYLRKSDNGYSLSHAGERIVRFILSGNYEQPESFGPEPVDGMCVFCGEEALVASLSHQFFRIDCSACEQQVMGQPVTPAQVNTREVDAILESVRLRSAEDVKQIRRGMCSECGANLSTEVVEVHGSALPTADPFLVMSSCEECLREYNSPLTYSVVYHPASIAFYWERGIDVTSRGIWEFHEYVYEGRWTSDRIASDPDEYEVVLRHEEDAVRLYLDSTASVVRTERVRRESGEFRLS, encoded by the coding sequence ATGACGGAGAAACGTTCGGCAACGGATATTTTTCATCTTCTTGCCGATGAGACACGTATCGATATTCTCCGTGCCGTTGCTGTCGCACAATACGAACGTGAGCAGGCAGGGTCGGGGGCTGCTGAACTGGCCTTCTCAGAGATTTACGATCACGTCGATGTGGAGAATACGTCGAAACTGTCGTACCACCTGGGCGAACTTACTGGGACGTATCTTCGAAAAAGCGACAATGGGTATTCGCTTTCACATGCAGGTGAGCGCATTGTCCGGTTCATCCTGTCGGGAAATTACGAACAACCGGAGTCATTCGGACCTGAACCGGTCGATGGGATGTGCGTCTTTTGTGGAGAAGAAGCGCTCGTAGCAAGTCTCTCCCATCAGTTTTTCCGTATCGACTGTTCGGCGTGTGAGCAGCAGGTAATGGGACAGCCAGTAACGCCTGCACAGGTCAACACACGAGAAGTCGATGCGATACTTGAGAGTGTCAGGCTACGAAGTGCCGAGGATGTCAAGCAGATTCGGCGAGGGATGTGCTCAGAGTGTGGCGCAAATCTGTCTACTGAGGTAGTTGAAGTGCACGGGAGTGCATTGCCAACTGCTGATCCGTTTCTCGTAATGAGTTCCTGTGAGGAGTGTCTACGGGAGTACAACAGCCCACTGACCTACAGCGTCGTCTACCACCCGGCGTCTATCGCGTTCTATTGGGAGCGCGGGATCGATGTGACGTCACGAGGCATCTGGGAGTTCCACGAGTACGTCTACGAGGGTCGCTGGACGTCCGACCGGATCGCGTCTGATCCCGACGAATACGAGGTGGTATTGCGCCACGAGGAGGATGCGGTCAGACTTTACCTCGATTCGACTGCGTCGGTTGTGCGGACGGAGCGCGTGCGCCGCGAGAGTGGTGAGTTCCGCCTATCCTGA
- a CDS encoding helix-turn-helix transcriptional regulator, which produces MAALVLSLQLITPSPVMISLNENGTQTTSVGEYFTYREVTIAVVAAFVCGASGVWLLFFNKATQFDPQEQSPPRAQTQPPVEIHDGGGPAPPRMNRDQQPDVDRWEETLEKLSNNQATIYERLIEAEGELAQRQLVEETDLSKATVSRTLDKLEHRHLVERERDGMGNTIYLQ; this is translated from the coding sequence GTGGCAGCTCTCGTGTTGTCCCTCCAATTAATTACGCCCTCCCCGGTGATGATCTCGCTCAACGAGAATGGGACACAGACGACGAGTGTTGGTGAGTATTTTACGTATCGTGAGGTGACCATTGCCGTGGTCGCGGCTTTCGTGTGTGGGGCTAGCGGCGTGTGGCTCCTCTTCTTTAATAAGGCAACCCAGTTCGACCCACAGGAGCAGTCACCACCGCGAGCGCAGACACAGCCACCTGTTGAAATACATGATGGTGGGGGACCTGCACCACCCAGAATGAATCGGGACCAACAGCCAGATGTAGACCGGTGGGAAGAGACACTCGAGAAACTCTCGAATAATCAAGCGACTATCTACGAACGACTCATCGAGGCAGAGGGGGAGCTGGCACAACGGCAACTCGTCGAGGAGACCGATCTTTCGAAGGCGACTGTCAGCCGGACGCTCGACAAACTTGAACACCGACACCTTGTGGAGCGAGAACGGGATGGAATGGGGAATACGATCTATCTACAGTGA
- a CDS encoding YIP1 family protein, with amino-acid sequence MSNRVSVTNLRSFFATQRDDPSRLAILAIVVGTALVPLLAQLSLTSAIVVGTNSGPTLSYAVGDQTVDVAVSLVAGSVVSFASALVYWLVATVGAYLLTAPVSDAGDLRTTLWILGWGFGPVLLSGAVWLLAMLVSIQMTPPPETAAGSAEFVREVQETQLVRATQYLDAVAIVLAGGLWTVGIQVLRRVRWWQAALAAVPGVIVQFLPYLLL; translated from the coding sequence GTGTCGAATCGAGTCTCCGTGACAAATTTGCGGTCGTTTTTCGCTACACAACGCGACGACCCAAGCCGACTTGCGATACTGGCGATCGTCGTCGGCACCGCACTCGTTCCCTTGCTCGCGCAGTTGTCGCTCACCTCTGCGATTGTCGTCGGCACGAATTCGGGGCCGACGTTGTCGTACGCTGTCGGTGACCAGACGGTCGACGTCGCCGTTTCACTCGTCGCTGGGTCGGTCGTGAGCTTTGCCAGCGCGCTTGTGTACTGGTTGGTCGCGACTGTTGGCGCGTATCTGCTGACCGCGCCGGTCTCGGATGCGGGCGACCTCCGCACCACCCTCTGGATTCTCGGCTGGGGATTCGGCCCGGTGTTGCTCTCGGGTGCTGTCTGGCTCCTCGCCATGCTCGTGAGCATCCAGATGACGCCACCACCCGAGACTGCGGCCGGGAGCGCCGAATTTGTCCGGGAAGTTCAGGAGACGCAACTCGTCCGGGCCACCCAGTATCTTGACGCCGTCGCAATCGTCCTGGCAGGAGGCCTTTGGACCGTCGGTATACAGGTCCTGCGACGGGTGCGATGGTGGCAAGCGGCACTGGCCGCCGTCCCTGGCGTCATCGTCCAGTTCCTCCCCTACCTCTTGTTGTGA
- a CDS encoding ArsR/SmtB family transcription factor: MTDEDAFEDIVDLLADEYAQSILRATNVEGMSADELSSHCEMSKPTVYRRLEDLRAADLVEERQRVDPDGNHAKEYYASLSDVHIGLEGGEFECNIERRELDVADHFTELFENL, encoded by the coding sequence ATGACAGACGAGGATGCCTTCGAGGACATCGTCGACCTCCTCGCCGACGAGTACGCGCAGTCGATCCTCAGGGCAACCAACGTCGAGGGCATGTCGGCCGACGAACTCAGCAGTCATTGCGAGATGTCCAAGCCGACAGTCTACCGACGGCTAGAAGATTTGCGTGCGGCAGACCTCGTCGAGGAGCGACAGCGGGTCGACCCGGACGGCAACCACGCCAAAGAGTACTATGCATCACTCTCGGACGTGCACATCGGTCTCGAAGGTGGTGAGTTCGAGTGTAATATCGAGCGCCGGGAATTGGACGTCGCTGACCACTTTACCGAACTGTTCGAGAACCTCTAA